The Xanthomonas sontii genome contains a region encoding:
- a CDS encoding division/cell wall cluster transcriptional repressor MraZ — protein MAVPTAYRDLVARVSGNRLVLTYNPFEAGCLWLYAEKEWERVRDDVMAKPNTQRVVRVLQQKLVGSSAALELDANARITIPPSHRAAVGIEKRAVLLGMGDKFELWSEQAHRALIQQTLSDEDLGDGLLDLKL, from the coding sequence ATGGCGGTTCCCACCGCGTACCGCGACCTCGTCGCGCGCGTGAGCGGCAATCGGCTGGTGCTGACCTACAACCCGTTCGAGGCCGGCTGCCTGTGGCTGTATGCGGAGAAGGAGTGGGAGCGGGTCCGTGACGACGTCATGGCCAAGCCCAACACCCAGCGCGTGGTGCGGGTCCTGCAGCAAAAGCTGGTGGGTTCGTCGGCGGCGCTGGAGCTGGACGCCAACGCCCGCATCACCATTCCGCCGAGCCATCGCGCCGCGGTGGGCATTGAAAAGCGCGCCGTGCTGTTGGGCATGGGCGACAAGTTCGAACTGTGGAGCGAGCAGGCTCATCGCGCACTGATCCAGCAGACTTTGTCTGACGAGGATCTGGGCGATGGATTGCTCGATCTGAAGTTGTGA
- a CDS encoding NRDE family protein yields MCLVVLAHAAHPRWRLLLVGNRDEFHARPTAPLQRWPAPAQRLLAGRDLRSGGTWVGLDAAGRCAVVTNVRDPLASMSGASRGALIADYLTGAEPAAAFADALAARADTYPPFNLLLADAAGAAYVGNHPPGRSALEPGVHGMSNGALDAPWPKTLRLRAAVTAWIAAGDDDLTPLWRALADETLADPADLPDTGVGPDLERRLSPAFIRGHDYGTRASTIVAVDAAGHGWIHERRFGPDGVFIGETRLENRDPGAGARDPEKR; encoded by the coding sequence ATGTGTCTGGTCGTTCTCGCGCACGCTGCGCACCCGCGATGGCGCTTGCTGCTGGTCGGCAACCGCGACGAATTCCACGCCCGCCCGACCGCGCCGCTGCAGCGCTGGCCGGCCCCGGCGCAGCGCCTGCTGGCCGGGCGCGACCTGCGCTCCGGCGGCACCTGGGTGGGGCTGGACGCCGCCGGCCGCTGCGCCGTGGTCACCAACGTGCGCGACCCGCTGGCGTCGATGTCCGGCGCCTCGCGCGGCGCGCTGATCGCCGACTACCTGACCGGCGCCGAGCCGGCAGCGGCCTTCGCCGACGCGCTGGCCGCGCGCGCCGACACCTATCCGCCGTTCAACCTGCTGCTGGCCGATGCCGCCGGCGCCGCCTACGTGGGCAACCACCCGCCCGGCCGCAGCGCCCTGGAACCGGGCGTGCATGGCATGTCCAACGGCGCGCTGGACGCGCCCTGGCCCAAGACCCTGCGCCTGCGCGCGGCCGTGACCGCCTGGATCGCCGCCGGCGACGACGACCTAACACCGCTGTGGCGGGCGCTGGCCGACGAGACCCTGGCCGACCCGGCCGACCTACCCGACACAGGGGTCGGCCCGGACCTGGAACGGCGGCTGTCGCCGGCCTTCATCCGCGGCCACGACTACGGCACCCGCGCCAGCACCATCGTCGCGGTGGACGCCGCCGGCCACGGCTGGATCCATGAGCGACGGTTCGGCCCGGACGGAGTGTTCATTGGGGAGACGCGACTGGAAAACCGGGACCCAGGTGCGGGGGCCAGGGACCCGGAAAAGCGATGA
- a CDS encoding penicillin-binding protein 2 — MNKSGRNRPRSNFNLRGRLVLVGAALGLCSVTLIGRAAYVQLINSDFYQRQGEARYLRELPIATSRGMITDRNGEPLAVSTPVESIWVNPQELLRSPDRIPQLAQALELPVDELTAKLSQKADKEFMYLKRRINPDKAHAVVALGIPGVFSQREFRRFYPQGEAMAHVLGFTNIDDRGQEGLELAFDSWLRGKPGAKRVIRDRKGAIVESIDLVKPAQPGKDLTLSIDRRIQFLAYKELRNALVENKAAGGSIVIMDVATGEILAMVNLPTYNPNAVNGVNPDVRRNRAVTDLVEPGSTMKPLTISTALKAGVVTKDTLIDTNPGYMSVGRFTIKDVPRNNGVLTVTGVITRSSNIGAAKIAAKLPDQTFYDQVHSYGYGSSPHSGFPGESAGVFPSPARWSGSSKTTMSYGYGLSVTPLQIARAYCALGNGGRLVTPTFVKGQHEDSKQVLDPAISKEVVAMMETVVTQGGAKGAAILGYHVAGKTGTARKAGPGGYERGHYNALFAGLVPASNPRFATVIVINDPQGAKYYGGLVSAPVFHNVMEGALRLMDVPPDDIQSWLAAQAAGKSGHAPPPAPVEPDPATVPDAAAEVDAALPSARAVAPPAPAALPAPLQETRQ; from the coding sequence GTGAACAAGAGCGGCCGCAATCGCCCCCGCAGCAACTTCAACCTGCGCGGCCGCCTGGTGCTGGTCGGCGCCGCGCTGGGCCTGTGCTCGGTGACCCTGATCGGCCGCGCGGCCTACGTGCAGCTGATCAACAGCGACTTCTACCAGCGCCAGGGCGAGGCGCGCTACCTGCGCGAACTGCCGATCGCCACCTCGCGCGGCATGATCACCGACCGCAACGGCGAGCCGCTGGCGGTGTCCACGCCGGTGGAGTCGATCTGGGTCAATCCGCAGGAACTGCTGCGCAGCCCGGACCGCATCCCGCAGCTGGCGCAGGCGCTGGAACTGCCGGTCGACGAACTCACCGCCAAGCTGTCGCAGAAGGCGGACAAGGAGTTCATGTACCTCAAGCGCCGGATCAATCCGGACAAGGCGCATGCGGTGGTCGCGCTGGGCATCCCCGGCGTGTTCTCGCAGCGCGAATTCCGCCGCTTCTACCCGCAGGGCGAAGCGATGGCGCACGTGCTGGGCTTCACCAACATCGACGACCGCGGCCAGGAAGGGCTGGAGCTGGCGTTCGATTCCTGGCTGCGCGGCAAGCCGGGCGCCAAGCGGGTGATCCGCGACCGCAAGGGCGCGATCGTCGAGAGCATCGACCTGGTCAAGCCGGCGCAGCCGGGCAAGGACCTGACCCTGAGCATCGACCGCCGCATCCAGTTCCTGGCCTACAAGGAACTGCGCAACGCGCTGGTCGAGAACAAGGCCGCCGGCGGCTCGATCGTGATCATGGACGTGGCCACCGGCGAGATCCTGGCCATGGTCAACCTGCCGACCTACAACCCCAACGCGGTCAACGGGGTCAACCCGGACGTGCGCCGCAACCGCGCGGTCACCGACCTGGTCGAGCCGGGCTCGACGATGAAGCCGCTGACCATCTCCACCGCGCTCAAGGCCGGGGTGGTGACCAAGGACACGCTGATCGACACCAACCCCGGCTACATGTCGGTGGGCCGCTTCACGATCAAGGACGTGCCGCGTAACAACGGCGTGCTGACCGTGACCGGGGTGATCACCCGCAGCTCCAACATCGGCGCGGCCAAGATCGCGGCCAAGCTGCCGGACCAGACCTTCTACGACCAGGTCCACAGCTACGGCTACGGCAGCTCCCCGCACAGCGGCTTCCCCGGCGAATCGGCCGGCGTGTTCCCGTCGCCGGCGCGCTGGAGCGGCTCCTCCAAGACCACCATGTCCTACGGCTACGGCCTGTCGGTGACGCCGCTGCAGATCGCCCGCGCCTACTGCGCGCTGGGCAACGGCGGGCGCCTGGTGACCCCGACTTTCGTCAAGGGCCAGCACGAGGACAGCAAGCAGGTGCTGGACCCGGCGATCTCCAAGGAAGTGGTGGCGATGATGGAGACCGTGGTCACCCAGGGCGGCGCCAAGGGCGCGGCGATCCTGGGCTACCACGTCGCCGGCAAGACCGGCACTGCGCGCAAGGCCGGCCCCGGCGGCTACGAGCGCGGCCACTACAACGCGCTGTTCGCGGGCCTGGTGCCGGCGAGCAACCCGCGCTTCGCCACGGTCATCGTGATCAACGACCCGCAGGGCGCCAAGTACTACGGCGGCTTGGTCTCGGCGCCGGTGTTCCACAACGTGATGGAAGGCGCGCTGCGGCTGATGGACGTGCCGCCGGACGACATCCAGTCGTGGCTGGCCGCGCAGGCCGCCGGCAAGAGCGGCCACGCGCCGCCGCCGGCGCCGGTGGAGCCGGATCCGGCGACAGTGCCCGACGCCGCCGCCGAAGTCGATGCCGCGCTGCCCAGCGCGCGCGCCGTGGCGCCGCCGGCGCCGGCCGCGTTGCCGGCCCCGCTGCAGGAGACCCGCCAGTGA
- a CDS encoding DUF2442 domain-containing protein, which yields MNQPQFVITKVKAVAARELALTFADGFTCTVDLSEVLASHPSLKKARLPHVFHKVSLDEWQRGVIFDGNDELALASDNLRALAIEQAGDYSHQQIIAWMHRHDMTLDSAAEALGLSRRMLAYYRSGEKPVPKSIGLAMLGWEAEQAGFDYSKVA from the coding sequence ATGAACCAACCTCAATTCGTCATTACCAAGGTGAAGGCAGTCGCGGCGCGCGAACTTGCACTGACCTTTGCCGACGGCTTCACTTGCACTGTCGACCTCAGCGAGGTCTTGGCCTCGCATCCTTCCCTGAAAAAGGCACGGCTGCCGCACGTTTTCCATAAGGTCTCGCTCGACGAATGGCAGCGCGGCGTCATCTTCGACGGCAACGACGAGTTGGCGCTCGCCAGCGACAACCTGCGCGCACTCGCGATCGAGCAAGCCGGTGACTATTCCCACCAGCAGATCATCGCCTGGATGCATCGCCACGACATGACGTTGGATTCAGCCGCCGAAGCATTGGGCTTGAGCCGGCGCATGCTCGCCTACTACCGCAGCGGCGAAAAGCCCGTCCCCAAGAGCATTGGCTTGGCGATGCTGGGATGGGAGGCCGAACAGGCAGGGTTTGATTATTCGAAAGTCGCCTGA
- the ftsL gene encoding cell division protein FtsL has protein sequence MSRLLLLVLLACTIASAIGVVYMRHRHRQLFVELSRLEHNRDELNIEFGRLQLEQATWAESNRVDQVARERLGMKFPETGDIVVVRP, from the coding sequence ATGAGCCGGTTGCTGCTGCTCGTGCTGCTCGCCTGCACCATCGCCTCGGCGATCGGGGTGGTGTACATGCGCCATCGCCATCGCCAGTTGTTCGTGGAGCTGTCGCGGCTGGAGCACAACCGCGACGAGCTGAACATCGAGTTCGGCCGGCTGCAGTTGGAGCAGGCGACCTGGGCGGAGAGCAATCGCGTCGACCAGGTCGCGCGCGAGCGGCTGGGGATGAAGTTCCCCGAGACCGGCGACATCGTGGTGGTGCGTCCGTGA
- the rsmH gene encoding 16S rRNA (cytosine(1402)-N(4))-methyltransferase RsmH, whose amino-acid sequence MRGQAQAGHLPVSQPSAAHVPVLFAQVLDGLQVIENGIYLDGTFGRGGHARGVLHKLGPGGRLLVMDKDPEAIAEAEHAFGGDARVSIYRGSFAELGQWDAAVALDGVLFDLGVSSPQLDVAARGFSFGKDGPLDMRMDPDAGESAAQWLARAEEREIADVLWTYGEERQSRRIARAIVARREKQPLTRTAELAELIASVMPRGDSKTHPATRSFQAIRIHINRELADLETGLDAALARLKPGGRLAVISFHSLEDRIVKQFMQRHAKAPPSNRRLPEATTFVPTLRLHGGAIKADADELAVNPRARSAVLRVAEKLGVGNRESGIGKGESKSALPGTEGFRAQSTGSSPFPIPVSPFPPAHGALHRSAQ is encoded by the coding sequence ATGCGCGGACAGGCGCAGGCCGGTCACCTCCCGGTGTCGCAACCATCGGCGGCGCATGTGCCGGTGTTGTTCGCGCAGGTCCTGGACGGGCTGCAGGTGATCGAAAACGGAATCTATCTGGATGGCACGTTCGGGCGTGGCGGACACGCGCGCGGGGTGCTGCACAAACTCGGCCCAGGAGGCCGGCTGCTGGTGATGGACAAGGATCCCGAGGCGATCGCCGAAGCCGAACATGCGTTCGGCGGCGACGCGCGCGTGTCCATCTATCGCGGCAGCTTCGCCGAGCTGGGCCAGTGGGACGCTGCCGTTGCCCTGGACGGAGTGCTGTTCGACCTGGGCGTGTCCTCGCCGCAGCTGGACGTGGCCGCGCGCGGCTTCTCCTTCGGCAAAGACGGCCCGCTGGACATGCGCATGGACCCGGACGCCGGCGAGAGCGCCGCGCAGTGGCTGGCGCGCGCCGAGGAGCGCGAGATCGCCGACGTGCTGTGGACCTACGGCGAAGAGCGGCAGAGCCGGCGCATCGCTCGCGCCATCGTCGCCCGCCGCGAGAAGCAGCCGCTGACCCGCACCGCCGAACTGGCCGAGCTGATCGCCAGCGTGATGCCGCGCGGCGACAGCAAGACCCACCCGGCCACGCGCAGCTTCCAGGCCATCCGTATCCATATCAATCGCGAACTGGCCGATCTGGAAACCGGCCTGGACGCGGCGCTGGCCCGGCTCAAGCCCGGCGGCCGCCTGGCGGTGATCAGCTTCCACTCGCTGGAAGACCGCATCGTCAAGCAGTTCATGCAGCGCCACGCCAAGGCCCCGCCGAGCAACCGCCGCCTGCCGGAGGCCACCACCTTCGTGCCGACCCTGCGCCTGCACGGCGGCGCGATCAAGGCCGACGCCGACGAACTGGCGGTGAACCCGCGCGCGCGCAGCGCGGTGTTGCGGGTGGCGGAGAAGCTGGGAGTGGGGAATCGGGAATCGGGAATCGGGAAAGGCGAAAGCAAGAGCGCGCTTCCCGGTACGGAAGGTTTCCGTGCGCAGTCGACCGGCTCTTCCCCATTCCCCATTCCCGTTTCCCCATTCCCGCCGGCGCATGGCGCGCTCCACAGGAGCGCCCAATGA
- a CDS encoding DUF4160 domain-containing protein translates to MPTIVRFANSVVTMYAADHLPPHFHVRTRDGREALIVIDTLAVLSGRLSRRELSAALE, encoded by the coding sequence ATGCCGACGATCGTCCGTTTCGCCAACAGCGTTGTCACGATGTATGCGGCCGACCATCTGCCGCCTCACTTCCATGTGCGTACCCGAGATGGTCGGGAAGCGCTGATCGTCATCGACACCCTGGCAGTTCTGTCCGGCCGCCTGAGCCGACGCGAATTGAGCGCCGCGCTTGAATGA